Proteins found in one Acomys russatus chromosome 31, mAcoRus1.1, whole genome shotgun sequence genomic segment:
- the Fem1a gene encoding protein fem-1 homolog A, with translation MDLHTAVYNAAHDGKLLLLQKLLAGRGREELDELLGEVAGGGTPLLIAARRGHLDVVEYLVDHCGASVEAGGSVHFDGETIEGAPPLWAASAAGHLAVVRSLLRRGASVNRTTRTNSTPLRAACFDGHLDVVRYLVGEHKADLEVANRHGHTCLMISCYKGHREIARYLLERGAQVNRRSAKGNTALHDCAESGSLEILQLLLGCHARMERDGYGMTPLLAASVTGHTNIVEYLIQEQPGHGQLSGAELSREGGSSSQGPDSRCSTPEEAEPYESCCPTSREAAVEALELLGATYVDKKRDLLGALKHWRRAMELRHQGGDYLPKPEPQQLVLAYDYSREVTTPQELEALITDPDEMRMQALLIRERILGPSHPDTSYYIRYRGAVYADSGNFERCIRLWKYALDMQQSNLEPLSPMTASSFLSFAELFSYVLQDRSAKGNLGMQLGFADLMGVLSKGVREVERALQLSKEPGDSAQFTKAIAIILHLLYLLEKVECTPSQEHLKHQTVYRLLKCAPRGKNGFTPLHMAVDKETTNVGRYRVGVFPSLHVVKVLLDCGADPDSRDFDNNTPLHIAAQNNCPAIMDALIEAGAHMDATNAFKKTAYELLDSKLLAKSTVQPFNYITLQCLAARALDRNKVPYKGFIPEELEAFIQLH, from the coding sequence ATGGATCTGCACACGGCAGTGTACAATGCGGCGCACGACGGCAAGCTGCTGTTGCTGCAGAAGCTGCTGGCAGGCCGCGGCCGCGAGGAGCTGGACGAGCTGCTGGGTGAGGTGGCGGGCGGCGGCACCCCGCTGCTGATCGCGGCGCGCCGCGGGCACCTGGACGTGGTGGAGTATCTGGTGGACCACTGCGGCGCCAGCGTGGAGGCGGGCGGCTCCGTGCACTTCGATGGCGAGACCATTGAGGGCGCCCCGCCGCTCTGGGCAGCGTCAGCGGCGGGCCACCTGGCCGTGGTGCGTAGCCTGCTGCGCCGGGGCGCCTCGGTCAACCGCACCACGCGCACCAACTCCACGCCGCTGCGCGCCGCCTGCTTCGACGGCCACCTGGACGTGGTGCGCTACCTGGTGGGCGAGCACAAGGCGGACCTGGAGGTCGCCAACCGCCACGGCCACACGTGCCTCATGATCTCCTGCTACAAGGGCCACCGCGAGATCGCGCGCTACCTGCTGGAGCGCGGCGCGCAGGTAAACCGGCGCAGCGCCAAGGGCAACACTGCCCTGCACGACTGCGCCGAATCTGGCAGCCTGGAGATCTTGCAACTGCTGCTGGGCTGCCACGCGCGCATGGAGCGCGACGGCTATGGCATGACCCCGCTGCTGGCCGCCAGCGTCACCGGGCACACAAACATCGTGGAGTATCTCATCCAAGAGCAGCCCGGTCACGGGCAGCTCTCAGGGGCAGAGCTGAGCAGGGAAGGCGGCTCCTCCTCCCAGGGGCCAGACAGCCGCTGTTCCACCCCGGAGGAAGCAGAACCTTACGAGAGCTGCTGCCCTACTAGCCGGGAAGCGGCCGTGGAAGCTTTGGAGCTACTGGGAGCCACCTATGTGGATAAGAAAAGAGATCTGCTTGGAGCCTTAAAGCACTGGAGAAGGGCGATGGAACTCCGCCACCAGGGTGGGGACTACCTTCCCAAGCCCGAGCCCCAGCAGCTGGTTCTGGCCTATGACTATTCCAGGGAGGTGACCACACCCCAGGAGCTGGAGGCCCTCATCACAGATCCCGATGAGATGCGGATGCAGGCACTACTTATACGGGAGAGGATCCTGGGCCCCTCACACCCTGACACTTCATACTATATAAGGTACCGGGGTGCCGTCTATGCGGACTCTGGAAATTTTGAGCGCTGTATCCGTCTGTGGAAGTATGCCTTGGACATGCAACAGAGCAACCTGGAACCCCTGAGCCCCATGACAGCCAGCAGCTTCCTGTCGTTCGCAGAGCTGTTCTCCTACGTGCTGCAGGACCGCTCAGCCAAAGGCAACCTGGGGATGCAGCTCGGCTTTGCCGACCTCATGGGTGTGCTCAGCAAAGGGGTCCGGGAAGTGGAGCGGGCTCTGCAGCTGTCCAAGGAGCCAGGGGACTCGGCACAGTTTACCAAAGCCATTGCTATCATCCTCCACCTGCTGTACCTGCTCGAGAAGGTGGAGTGCACCCCCAGCCAGGAACATCTCAAGCACCAGACGGTCTACCGCCTCCTCAAGTGTGCCCCTCGAGGCAAGAACGGCTTTACCCCACTGCACATGGCGGTGGACAAGGAGACCACCAACGTGGGCCGGTACCGTGTGGGCGTCTTCCCCTCGCTGCACGTGGTCAAGGTGTTGCTGGACTGCGGAGCCGACCCAGACAGCCGAGATTTTGACAACAACACCCCACTGCACATTGCTGCCCAGAACAACTGCCCGGCCATCATGGACGCACTCATCGAAGCTGGGGCCCACATGGACGCCACCAATGCCTTCAAGAAAACTGCCTACGAGCTGCTGGACTCGAAGCTGCTGGCGAAGAGCACCGTGCAGCCCTTCAATTACATTACACTACAGTGCCTGGCTGCCCGCGCCCTGGACAGGAACAAGGTCCCTTATAAGGGCTTTATCCCAGAGGAGCTGGAGGCCTTCATCCAGTTACACTGA
- the Ticam1 gene encoding TIR domain-containing adapter molecule 1: MANQGPSLHGVFELLGAVGKDRLAYLKHKLGSVHPGSQESKLLHAMVLLALGQDTEARISLEALKANTVTQLVAHQWAGTDSTEGPEEPPDLSWTVARLYHLLAEENLCPASARDMAYQVAVRDLASQGNHQLSQLENEAWDRCSSDIMGGPDGLQRLHSDHGSLLPSSTSPSVTRSQPRPIDTPDWSQGLSLHSTGSIASVASHLEISQSPTLPFLSPHRGTHGPSKLCDTHVGTPEPQLVPAGCQEPEEVSWPSPVETSISLGSPHRTGAPEVSPEVAPDILPDSPAAPDVAVHCPIECTEVSAAAPLPSAVEGARKQSIASQKSPQVSAGDDALHNTMPSPPAQPPSPQVSPPSSISSSNSSSAPPASTPPASTPPVSTPPVQGHSEIAERKFYNFVVIHARADEHVALRIREKLETLGVPDGATFCEEFQMPGRGELHCFQDAIDHSGFTVLLLTASFDCRLSLHQVNHALMNSLTQSGRQDCVIPLLPLECSRAQLSPDTTSLLHSLVWLDEHSPVFARKVANTFKPQKLREHWVRWKKEQEARALREWSTQLEGERQRVTAMSAAYLAYAHSYNAWQAEVNRLEVAFRKDLSLGVPTSFPSWQGRSYPQQASTPVFSQPPCFPQPPCFPQPPCFPQPPCFPQPPCFPQPPCFPQPPSPPHSGSFPSASSPAPQTPPGPQPLIIHHAQMVQLGVNNHMWGQTGAQASGGNTECLEEPYQGHLSDQGGPLETPE, from the coding sequence ATGGCCAACCAAGGCCCGTCACTCCATGGTGTCTTTGAACTTCTAGGAGCTGTGGGAAAGGATAGGCTGGCCTACCTGAAACACAAACTAGGGAGTGTACATCCGGGCAGCCAGGAGTCCAAGCTGCTCCACGCCATGGTGCTCTTGGCTCTGggccaggacacagaggccagGATCTCCTTGGAGGCCTTGAAGGCCAACACAGTGACCCAGCTGGTAGCCCACCAGTGGGCAGGCACGGACAGCACAGAGGGCCCCGAGGAGCCTCCAGACTTGTCATGGACAGTGGCTCGACTATATCACCTGCTGGCTGAGGAGAACCTGTGTCCGGCCTCCGCAAGGGACATGGCTTACCAGGTGGCCGTCCGTGACCTCGCCTCCCAGGGTAACCACCAGTTGAGCCAACTGGAGAACGAGGCCTGGGACCGGTGCAGTTCAGACATCATGGGGGGACCTGATGGCTTGCAGAGACTCCATTCTGATCACGGTTCCCTGCTGCCGTCTTCAACATCCCCTTCAGTCACCAGAAGCCAGCCTCGTCCCATTGACACACCGGACTGGAGCCAGGGGCTTTCTTTACACTCCACCGGCAGCATTGCCTCGGTAGCCAGCCACCTAGAGATCAGCCAGTCACCCActctgcccttcctctctccacaccGTGGAACCCATGGGCCCAGCAAGCTGTGCGATACACATGTGGGCACCCCGGAGCCTCAGCTCGTCCCCGCAGGCTGCCAAGAACCTGAGGAGGTGAGCTGGCCCTCGCCGGTGGAGACCAGCATCTCCTTGGGGTCACCACACAGAACTGGGGCCCCAGAGGTGTCTCCAGAGGTGGCTCCGGACATCCTCCCTGACTCCCCTGCTGCTCCAGATGTGGCTGTCCACTGCCCCATCGAATGCACGGAGGTGtctgcagcagctcccctgcCGTCCGCTGTGGAAGGTGCTAGAAAGCAGTCTATCGCAAGTCAGAAGTCACCTCAGGTTTCTGCAGGAGATGATGCTCTGCACAACACCATGCCTAGCCCTCCTGCCCAGCCACCGTCCCCCCAAGTCTCCCCTccgtcctccatctcctcctccaacaGCAGCTCTGCTCCCCCTGCCTCAACACCCCCTGCCTCGACACCCCCTGTCTCGACACCCCCTGTTCAGGGACACTCGGAAATAGCTGAGCGGAAATTCTATAACTTCGTGGTTATCCATGCCAGGGCTGATGAACATGTGGCCCTACGGATCCGGGAGAAGCTGGAGACCCTTGGGGTGCCTGATGGGGCTACCTTCTGTGAGGAATTTCAGATGCCTGGGCGTGGTGAGCTGCATTGCTTCCAGGATGCCATAGACCACTCGGGGTTCACCGTCCTCCTCCTGACTGCCAGCTTCGATTGTCGCCTGAGCCTGCACCAAGTCAACCACGCTCTCATGAACAGCCTCACACAGTCTGGGAGGCAGGACTGCGtgatccccctcctccctctagaGTGCTCACGGGCCCAGCTCAGCCCTGACACAACCAGCCTGCTCCACAGCCTCGTGTGGCTGGATGAACACTCCCCAGTCTTTGCCAGGAAGGTGGCGAACACCTTCAAACCACAGAAGCTCCGGGAACACTGGGTCCGCtggaagaaagagcaggaggcCAGAGCCCTCAGGGAGTGGAGCACACAGCTGGAGGGCGAGCGGCAGAGGGTGACTGCCATGTCTGCTGCCTACTTAGCTTATGCCCACAGTTACAACGCCTGGCAAGCGGAGGTGAACAGACTAGAGGTGGCCTTCAGGAAAGACTTGTCCCTGGGGGTTCCTACATCCTTCCCCAGTTGGCAGGGACGTTCATATCCACAGCAGGCCAGTACCCCAGTTTTCTCACAGCCTCCGTGTTTCCCGCAGCCTCCGTGTTTCCCGCAGCCTCCGTGTTTCCCGCAGCCTCCGTGTTTCCCGCAGCCTCCGTGTTTCCCGCAGCCTCCGTGTTTCCCGCAGCCTCCGTCTCCCCCACATTCCGGATCCTTCCCAtcagcctcctccccagccccccagacTCCACCGGGACCTCAGCCTCTCATTATTCATCATGCCCAGATGGTTCAGCTGGGCGTTAACAACCACATGTGGGGCCAGACAGGGGCCCAGGCGTCCGGTGGCAACACTGAGTGCTTGGAGGAACCCTACCAGGGCCATCTGAGTGACCAGGGGGGACCCCTTGAGACTCCAGAGTGA
- the Plin3 gene encoding perilipin-3 → MVSAAYTSTKESYPHVRTVCDVAEKGVKTLAAAAVSGAQPILSKLEPQIASASEYAHRGLDRLQESLPILQQPTEKVLADTKELVSSTVSGARELVSNSVSSAKDTVATRVTGAVDVTCGAVQSSVDMTKSAVTSGVQSVMGSRVGQMVISGVDSVLVKSEAWADNRLPLTDAELALIATSPEGLDMASLQQQRQEQNYFVRLGSLSERLRNHAYEHSLGKLRNARQSAHEALQQLTHALSLMESMKQGVDQRLGEGQEKLHQMWLSWNQKTPQDVEKDPANPEQVEARALSMFRDIAQQLQSTCASLGASIQGLPSHVREKAQQARSQVDDLQATFSGIHSFQDLTASILAQTREQIARAREALDHTVEYVAQNTPVTWLVGPFAPGITEKAPE, encoded by the exons ATGGTGAGTGCCGCCTACACTTCCACCAAAGAGAGCTACCCCCATGTGAGGACCGTGTGCGACGTGGCCGAGAAAGGCGTCAAGACCCTCGCCGCGGCTGCAGTCAGCGGAGCACAGCCCATCTTGTCCAAACTGGAGCCCCAGA TTGCGTCCGCCAGCGAATATGCACACCGAGGCCTGGACAGACTGCAGGAAAGCCTGCCCATCCTCCAGCAGCCGACCGAGAAG GTTCTGGCAGACACTAAGGAACTGGTGTCATCTACGGTGTCTGGAGCCCGAGAATTGGTATCCAACTCAGTGTCTAGTGCAAAGGACACGGTGGCCACCCGGGTCACGGGAGCGGTGGATGTGACCTGCGGGGCTGTGCAGAGCAGCGTGGACATGACCAAGTCGGCAGTGACCAGTGGCGTCCAGTCAGTCATGGGCTCCCGAGTGGGACAAATGGTGATTAGTGGCGTGGACTCCGTGCTGGTAAAGTCAGAGGCCTGGGCGGACAATCGCCTGCCCCTGACGGACGCAGAGCTTG CCCTGATCGCCACATCTCCAGAGGGCTTGGACATGGCCTCGCtgcagcagcagagacaggaacagaACTACTTCGTAAGGCTGGGCTCGCTATCCGAGAGGCTGCGTAACCATGCCTATGAGCACTCGCTGGGCAAGCTGCGTAATGCCAGGCAGAGCGCGCATGAGGCGCTGCAGCAGCTCACACATGCCCTCAGCCTG ATGGAATCCATGAAGCAGGGCGTGGACCAGAGGCTGGGAGAAGGGCAGGAGAAGCTGCAccagatgtggctcagctggaaCCAGAAGACCCCTCAGGATGTGGAGAAGGACCCAGCTAACCCAGAG CAGGTGGAAGCCCGGGCACTCAGCATGTTCAGGGACATCGCCCAGCAGCTGCAGAGCACGTGTGCGAGCCTGGGGGCCAGCATCCAGGGCCTGCCCAGCCACGTcagggagaaggctcagcaggccCGGAGCCAGGTGGACGACCTTCAGGCTACCTTCTCCGGCATCCACTCCTTCCAGGATCTCACAGCCAGCATTCTTGCTCAGACCCGGGAGCAGATAGCCAGAGCCCGGGAGGCCCTTGACCACACTGTGGAGTATGTGGCTCAGAACACGCCAGTCACGTGGCTCGTGGGCCCCTTTGCTCCTGGAATCACCGAGAAAGCCCCTGAATAG